A genomic window from Brachyspira sp. SAP_772 includes:
- a CDS encoding metal-dependent transcriptional regulator codes for MTPILENYLETIYNLEVEKKSKEAIRITDIADLVGRSKASVNTAIKTLSKLGHIKHEHYGDIELTDSGRAIGKDIAERHAIFYYFLTKVLNIEEKTADEEACLIEHAMSRDTVHKFKEFLCDYCKKENILNKQN; via the coding sequence ATGACACCAATATTAGAAAATTATTTAGAAACTATCTACAATTTAGAAGTAGAAAAAAAATCTAAAGAAGCTATTAGAATCACTGATATAGCAGATTTAGTTGGACGCTCAAAAGCAAGCGTTAATACTGCTATAAAAACATTATCAAAATTAGGTCATATAAAACATGAACATTATGGAGATATAGAATTAACTGATTCTGGAAGAGCTATAGGAAAAGATATAGCTGAAAGACATGCAATATTTTATTACTTTCTAACTAAAGTTCTAAATATAGAAGAAAAAACAGCAGATGAAGAAGCTTGTTTAATAGAACATGCTATGAGCAGAGATACGGTACATAAGTTTAAAGAGTTCCTCTGCGATTATTGTAAAAAAGAAAATATTTTAAACAAACAAAATTGA
- a CDS encoding response regulator transcription factor, whose amino-acid sequence MATAPLGVNNKNGKQYKVMLVDDSSIIRIAEKKILLSENFNVVMEADSAMAALKYLREIPDKPDIIMLDFEMPQMNGLDLLKRIRALNYEGKIVVVTSHTNKDTFMEFVNLKVDTYIAKPIQRQIIIAHLARILERYDYL is encoded by the coding sequence ATGGCAACAGCTCCATTGGGTGTTAATAATAAAAATGGTAAACAATATAAAGTTATGCTAGTAGATGATTCTAGTATTATAAGAATAGCAGAAAAAAAGATATTACTTTCAGAAAATTTTAATGTTGTTATGGAAGCAGACAGTGCTATGGCAGCTTTGAAATATTTAAGAGAAATACCAGATAAACCTGATATTATAATGCTTGATTTTGAAATGCCTCAGATGAATGGTTTAGATTTACTTAAAAGAATAAGAGCGTTAAATTATGAAGGTAAAATAGTTGTTGTTACTTCGCATACCAATAAAGATACTTTTATGGAATTTGTAAATCTTAAAGTAGATACATATATTGCAAAACCAATTCAGCGTCAGATAATAATTGCACATTTGGCAAGAATACTTGAAAGATATGATTATCTCTAA
- a CDS encoding Xaa-Pro peptidase family protein yields MSALKTFTSKENNKFDYDSRLNRLLDITKETILITKNENIFYLTGFKGTAGWLLIYDSKKYLFVDSRYFEVATKITHKTTVVLVANTYQESLADFIKENNIKEISVAKNALYLTDYENIVASMVNNSIKVGISKADIDSIRIVKEKEEINIIKENLHSAEKAMIKMLSTVKEGVTEKDLAAELEYQMRKEGGDKTAFDTILLFGDRTSLPHGVPSDRKLKLGDNILMDFGLSRDGYKSDITRTFFFGKGDKFDEMQKIYNIVKEANEKGAAAIHSGIYGKDVDNVAREVIKNAGYGQYFGHGLGHGVGLEIHESPRLSPIVDHILDGGAVVTIEPGIYLPDFGGVRIENMAIVTKDGPAILNSTPTDLIVL; encoded by the coding sequence ATGTCAGCATTAAAAACATTTACAAGTAAAGAAAATAATAAATTTGATTATGATTCTAGATTAAATAGATTATTAGATATCACTAAAGAAACTATCTTAATAACCAAAAACGAAAACATATTTTATTTAACAGGTTTCAAAGGCACAGCAGGCTGGCTTTTAATATATGATTCTAAAAAATATTTATTTGTAGATTCTAGATATTTTGAAGTAGCAACTAAAATTACTCATAAAACTACAGTTGTTTTAGTAGCTAATACTTATCAAGAATCTTTAGCTGATTTTATAAAAGAAAACAACATAAAAGAAATAAGTGTTGCTAAAAATGCATTATATCTTACTGATTATGAAAATATAGTAGCTTCTATGGTAAATAATTCTATTAAAGTTGGTATAAGCAAGGCAGATATAGACTCTATAAGAATAGTAAAAGAGAAAGAAGAAATTAATATAATAAAAGAGAATCTACACAGTGCTGAGAAAGCTATGATAAAAATGCTATCAACTGTAAAAGAAGGAGTTACAGAAAAAGATTTGGCAGCTGAATTGGAATATCAAATGAGAAAAGAAGGCGGAGATAAAACAGCATTTGATACTATACTTCTTTTTGGAGATAGAACATCTCTTCCTCATGGAGTTCCTTCAGATAGAAAATTAAAACTTGGTGATAATATTTTGATGGACTTTGGTTTATCAAGAGATGGATATAAAAGTGATATTACTAGAACTTTCTTTTTTGGAAAAGGTGATAAATTTGATGAGATGCAAAAAATATACAATATAGTAAAAGAGGCAAATGAGAAAGGAGCGGCAGCTATACATTCTGGCATATATGGAAAAGATGTTGATAATGTAGCAAGAGAAGTAATAAAAAATGCAGGATACGGACAATATTTTGGACATGGGCTTGGACATGGTGTTGGACTTGAGATACATGAATCTCCTAGATTATCACCTATAGTTGATCATATACTTGATGGTGGGGCTGTAGTTACTATTGAGCCGGGTATATATCTTCCGGATTTTGGCGGAGTTAGAATAGAAAATATGGCTATAGTAACTAAAGATGGTCCTGCAATTTTAAATAGCACACCAACTGATTTAATTGTATTATAA
- a CDS encoding motility associated factor glycosyltransferase family protein: MNISIKLHSKLQQEKEELTDIYKIDTNKDGLKIIYKNNRAIHSKYNIENECKRALENINKNKNLIIIYGYGLGYILKYMLENINNYFNNEIINDLKIIIVVEDTAIFKYSYYNIYSTDKENIFFIDNEDDIDYINKIIDYKNINGINLVMLPSLTKEEKEKANIFYTDILNNMEKELSNILTNMYFENIWTKNIIFNSEYISKSSDISVLKDAFKNFKALLICPGPTLEYSIKKIKNNRDLFIVICVDTAYSVLCKNNIIPDFVITVDGGFFNSLDFIYESANFPYLIMDIACNKIIPKRLENKTNLIRFSSNESLELIKYINEYTNISVLNTSSTVASTMIDFAYYTGFKDVLLIGFDNSYPFYQRHIKHTLSYEYMINKTNKIKTFESYYFNTIKNNTNIDVYPPTEFVFENQIEYFRSFKDKYKNMNIKRLTYDAVKIEYIEEGNIDDFTFDRNIALSIAKEKYKENDKINIKEAYNKLKTILEEFKIKILDIYNEAKNTNDEDKINSIFTYSNKTIKDYQEKASILKTILSSTMMMSNKANSTKRNKLIFLLTETLSNVTYFLSRIDIAIKKL, encoded by the coding sequence ATGAATATATCTATAAAATTACATAGTAAATTACAACAAGAAAAAGAAGAATTGACCGATATTTATAAAATTGATACAAATAAAGACGGTTTAAAGATAATATACAAAAATAATAGAGCAATACATAGTAAATATAATATAGAAAATGAATGTAAAAGAGCATTAGAAAATATAAATAAAAACAAAAATCTAATAATAATATACGGCTATGGCTTAGGATATATATTAAAATATATGTTAGAAAACATTAACAACTATTTTAATAATGAAATTATAAATGATTTAAAAATAATTATTGTTGTAGAAGATACTGCTATATTTAAATATTCATACTACAACATTTATTCTACAGACAAAGAAAACATTTTTTTTATAGATAATGAAGATGATATAGACTATATAAACAAAATAATAGATTATAAAAATATCAATGGCATAAATCTTGTAATGCTTCCATCTCTCACCAAAGAAGAAAAAGAAAAAGCTAATATATTTTATACTGACATATTAAATAATATGGAGAAAGAATTATCTAATATATTAACAAATATGTATTTTGAAAATATATGGACAAAAAACATTATATTTAATAGTGAGTATATTAGTAAGTCATCTGATATATCTGTATTAAAAGATGCTTTTAAAAATTTCAAGGCTTTATTAATATGCCCCGGGCCTACTTTAGAATATTCTATAAAAAAAATAAAAAATAACAGAGATTTATTTATTGTAATATGTGTAGATACCGCTTATAGTGTGCTTTGCAAAAATAATATAATACCCGATTTTGTAATTACTGTAGACGGAGGATTTTTTAATTCTTTAGATTTTATTTATGAAAGTGCAAATTTTCCATATTTAATAATGGATATAGCTTGCAATAAAATAATACCTAAAAGATTAGAAAATAAAACTAATTTAATAAGATTTAGTTCAAATGAAAGCTTAGAATTGATAAAATATATTAATGAGTATACTAATATATCAGTATTAAATACTTCAAGCACAGTAGCAAGCACTATGATAGATTTTGCATACTATACAGGTTTCAAAGATGTGCTTTTAATAGGTTTTGACAATAGCTATCCATTTTATCAAAGACATATTAAGCATACATTGTCATATGAGTATATGATAAACAAAACAAATAAAATAAAAACCTTCGAATCTTATTATTTTAATACAATAAAAAATAACACTAATATTGATGTTTACCCTCCTACAGAGTTTGTATTTGAAAACCAAATAGAATATTTTAGAAGTTTCAAAGATAAATATAAGAATATGAATATAAAAAGACTAACTTATGATGCTGTAAAAATAGAGTATATCGAAGAGGGAAATATTGATGACTTTACATTTGATAGAAATATAGCATTAAGTATAGCAAAAGAAAAGTATAAAGAAAATGATAAAATAAATATAAAAGAAGCCTATAACAAATTAAAAACTATATTAGAAGAGTTTAAAATTAAAATATTAGATATTTATAATGAAGCAAAAAACACTAATGATGAAGATAAAATAAATAGTATTTTTACATATTCTAATAAAACAATAAAAGATTATCAGGAGAAAGCGAGTATACTTAAAACAATACTATCTTCTACTATGATGATGTCTAATAAAGCTAATTCAACAAAAAGAAATAAACTTATATTTCTACTAACTGAAACACTAAGCAATGTTACTTATTTTTTAAGCAGAATAGATATAGCTATAAAAAAATTATAA
- the lysA gene encoding diaminopimelate decarboxylase — protein MIYYKDNILMCEDIEIRNITDVYKTPFYIYSKNDILEKIRFLKNVFSDIKDHSIVYAIKAENNLSILKMMIEEGIGGDVVSIGETLKYIKAGGKAENIVFSGVAKTEEEIRKSIELNIKRFNIESIPEAIRINSIAKELKRRVKCSIRVNPNIDAHTHEKITTGINGNKFGISIKTIRENANILKSLDNIEIDSLSMHIGSQMVDAEPFYKAILVMRDLISEVNSLGFSIKNIDIGGGFGVRYNRAHSGFDFDKFTKDSIKLLKEMNLSVTTEPGRYFVAESGALIMRVEYIKEELSRKYAILDGGMNDYVRVAMYEAYNEIMPLVKTDKYSNYDFVGPICESSDVFANDRECETLEAGDYVALLDAGAYGFSMASNYNSRPLISQVMIDKDKHYIIRKRQSFEDMIKDEII, from the coding sequence ATGATATACTATAAAGATAATATTTTAATGTGTGAAGATATTGAAATTAGAAATATTACAGATGTTTATAAGACTCCTTTTTATATATATTCAAAAAATGATATTTTAGAAAAGATTAGATTTTTAAAGAATGTGTTTTCTGATATAAAAGATCATTCTATAGTTTATGCTATTAAGGCGGAGAATAATTTATCTATATTAAAGATGATGATAGAAGAGGGGATAGGTGGCGATGTAGTATCTATTGGAGAGACTTTAAAATATATAAAAGCAGGCGGAAAAGCAGAGAATATAGTATTTTCTGGTGTTGCTAAAACGGAAGAAGAGATAAGAAAATCAATAGAATTAAATATAAAGCGTTTTAATATAGAATCTATTCCAGAGGCAATAAGAATAAACTCTATAGCAAAGGAATTAAAAAGAAGAGTAAAATGTTCTATAAGGGTTAATCCAAACATAGATGCCCATACACATGAAAAAATTACAACAGGAATTAACGGTAATAAATTTGGTATCAGTATCAAAACAATTAGAGAAAATGCTAATATATTAAAATCTTTAGATAATATAGAAATAGATTCATTATCTATGCATATAGGCTCTCAAATGGTTGATGCTGAACCTTTTTATAAGGCAATACTTGTAATGAGAGATTTGATATCAGAGGTTAATAGTTTAGGATTTAGCATTAAAAATATAGATATAGGCGGCGGATTTGGAGTAAGATACAATAGGGCACATTCTGGGTTTGATTTTGACAAGTTTACAAAAGATAGTATAAAACTTCTTAAAGAGATGAATCTTAGTGTTACTACAGAGCCCGGAAGATATTTTGTGGCTGAATCTGGTGCTTTAATAATGAGAGTTGAATATATTAAAGAAGAGCTTAGCAGAAAGTATGCTATTTTAGATGGCGGTATGAATGATTATGTTAGAGTTGCTATGTATGAAGCTTATAATGAAATAATGCCTTTAGTAAAAACTGATAAATATTCAAATTATGATTTTGTAGGTCCTATATGTGAGAGTTCTGATGTATTTGCTAATGACAGAGAATGTGAAACTCTTGAAGCAGGAGATTATGTTGCTTTGCTTGATGCGGGTGCTTATGGTTTTAGTATGGCTAGCAATTATAATTCTCGTCCATTAATATCACAGGTAATGATAGATAAAGATAAACATTATATTATAAGAAAAAGACAAAGCTTTGAAGATATGATAAAAGATGAAATAATATAA